The Verrucomicrobiota bacterium genome has a window encoding:
- a CDS encoding site-specific integrase, with product MKPTPSRKAKQGDSWPRKVQPGRAIVNVYRRKTPSGNFAFMVANYADGDRRRFDSYASEADALEAAEKLARRLDSRDYVAASMTRDQALEYANAVARLKPFNVTVDAATATVAQCLKTVGDLANLHAAAKFYAARHKQTIKKPVAEVVAELLKIKAARGASERYMRDLTGRLERFADDCGKDSCSVTTADIQDWLDGQKLGPQSYRNFRTVLHTLFRFAVARGYAVDNPVEGVERVKVNGGDVEIFTPSEITRLLEAAHENFSDFLPCLAIGAFAGLRSAEIERLEWSDIHLAERFIVVSASKAKTATRRIVPIHDNLAAWLAPYADRQGKVWSDGPDQFFKCQAAVAAATAVEADPARGVPAQQAVEWKANALRHSYASYRFAQIGDAGRVAGELGNSAAVVHKHYRELVKPADAEKWFSTRPEQPGNVLTLPTAVNAGQPR from the coding sequence ATGAAACCTACCCCGTCACGCAAGGCCAAACAAGGGGATTCATGGCCTCGCAAAGTCCAACCCGGCCGAGCTATCGTCAACGTCTATCGGCGCAAGACGCCGAGCGGGAACTTCGCCTTCATGGTCGCAAACTACGCCGACGGTGACCGCCGCCGCTTTGACTCCTACGCGAGTGAAGCCGACGCATTGGAAGCAGCGGAAAAGCTGGCCCGGCGCCTTGATTCACGCGATTACGTGGCGGCCAGCATGACGCGCGATCAGGCGCTCGAATACGCCAACGCAGTTGCACGCCTCAAACCCTTCAACGTCACCGTGGACGCTGCGACCGCGACCGTGGCCCAATGCCTAAAGACCGTTGGCGACTTGGCGAACCTTCACGCTGCGGCGAAGTTCTACGCCGCTCGCCACAAGCAAACGATCAAGAAGCCAGTGGCTGAGGTCGTGGCCGAACTTCTCAAGATCAAGGCAGCCCGGGGCGCGAGTGAACGCTACATGCGAGATTTGACGGGACGGCTGGAACGCTTCGCCGACGATTGCGGGAAGGACTCGTGCAGCGTCACAACAGCGGACATTCAGGACTGGCTCGACGGCCAGAAACTCGGCCCGCAGAGTTACAGGAACTTTCGCACGGTGTTGCACACCTTGTTCAGGTTCGCCGTGGCGCGCGGGTACGCGGTGGACAATCCCGTTGAAGGTGTCGAGCGCGTCAAAGTCAACGGTGGCGACGTGGAGATTTTCACGCCGTCAGAGATCACCCGGCTTCTGGAGGCGGCCCACGAGAACTTTTCCGACTTCCTGCCGTGCCTCGCCATTGGCGCATTCGCGGGACTTCGAAGCGCCGAGATCGAGCGGTTGGAATGGAGTGACATCCACCTGGCGGAGCGGTTCATCGTGGTCAGCGCGAGCAAGGCCAAGACCGCCACCCGCCGCATTGTCCCGATACATGACAACCTGGCGGCATGGCTTGCGCCCTACGCGGACAGACAAGGAAAGGTCTGGTCCGACGGTCCAGACCAGTTTTTCAAGTGTCAGGCAGCGGTTGCCGCGGCAACCGCAGTTGAAGCGGACCCTGCACGCGGCGTGCCAGCTCAACAGGCGGTGGAGTGGAAAGCGAATGCACTCCGCCACTCTTACGCCAGTTATCGGTTCGCGCAGATCGGCGACGCGGGCCGCGTGGCCGGCGAACTGGGCAACAGCGCCGCCGTTGTGCATAAGCACTATCGCGAGCTGGTGAAACCAGCGGACGCCGAGAAATGGTTTTCGACGCGGCCCGAACAGCCGGGCAATGTTCTGACTCTGCCGACGGCCGTAAACGCTGGCCAACCGAGATGA
- a CDS encoding HigA family addiction module antidote protein, which yields MRKAKDRLAPVHPGDVLREDFMKPLGLSAYAVAKAIGATPIAISEICRGKRSVSAEMALKLGRLFNVSPEMWMGIQADYDLEVVRLECQDRVERDIQPLPALQPA from the coding sequence ATGAGAAAAGCAAAAGACAGATTGGCGCCGGTGCATCCGGGTGACGTGTTGCGCGAGGATTTTATGAAGCCGCTCGGCTTGTCTGCGTATGCCGTGGCAAAGGCCATTGGCGCAACCCCCATTGCCATCAGTGAAATTTGCCGGGGCAAGCGGAGTGTCAGCGCGGAAATGGCGCTCAAGCTAGGGCGGCTGTTCAACGTGTCGCCCGAAATGTGGATGGGCATTCAGGCGGATTACGATTTGGAAGTCGTGCGCCTGGAGTGCCAGGATCGCGTCGAGCGCGACATTCAGCCGTTGCCGGCATTGCAGCCGGCCTAA
- a CDS encoding type II toxin-antitoxin system RelE/ParE family toxin produces the protein MIRSFACAETEQIFRGIRSRRFPPDIQNTARRKLEYLHRARTLDDLRMPPGNRLEALKGDRKGQHSIRINDRWRICFQWRKGDAEQVEIVDYH, from the coding sequence GTGATTAGGAGTTTCGCTTGTGCCGAAACCGAACAGATTTTTCGCGGGATTCGTTCGCGGCGCTTTCCGCCGGACATTCAGAACACGGCGCGGCGCAAGCTCGAGTACCTGCATCGCGCCCGAACGCTCGATGACTTACGGATGCCGCCGGGAAACCGGCTCGAAGCCCTCAAAGGGGATCGCAAGGGCCAGCACAGCATTCGCATCAATGACCGATGGCGAATCTGCTTTCAGTGGCGCAAGGGCGATGCCGAGCAGGTTGAAATCGTGGACTATCACTAA